From a single Candidatus Delongbacteria bacterium genomic region:
- a CDS encoding DIP1984 family protein, with protein MKLAEALNDRASLNQKLNSLKKRMIQNSKVQEGDEFDENPLELYEEYKNTLKEHLCLVKRINKTNSSTSIGDQTLEEALLNRENMKSEQKCLKELIDFATEKSDRYNRSEIKYVKTVNISELQKLTDSLAKKYRELDTKIQQLNWNTDLL; from the coding sequence ATGAAACTTGCAGAAGCTTTAAACGATAGAGCATCGTTAAATCAAAAATTGAACTCACTTAAAAAACGAATGATCCAAAATTCAAAAGTACAGGAAGGTGACGAATTCGATGAAAATCCTTTAGAGCTTTACGAGGAATATAAAAACACATTGAAAGAGCATCTTTGCTTAGTAAAGAGAATTAATAAAACAAATTCATCTACAAGTATTGGCGATCAAACTTTAGAAGAAGCTCTTTTAAACCGAGAGAATATGAAAAGTGAGCAGAAATGTTTAAAAGAATTGATAGATTTTGCCACAGAAAAGAGCGATCGCTATAATCGTAGTGAGATTAAATATGTGAAAACTGTGAATATTTCAGAATTACAAAAATTGACAGATTCTCTAGCAAAAAAATACAGAGAGCTTGATACGAAAATTCAACAATTAAATTGGAACACTGATCTCTTATAA
- a CDS encoding WYL domain-containing protein produces MEKGPIRRLLCFVSLLNEKGYISKEDVKNFDDDFSNIPDSTFKRSISDLNSILDIKLKYSKRDDQYRPVNNLSSNEFVESIVDSQFIGYSSKELLLIYCFLNGIIDSKVYFPPLGTGDEKDGYSRILYMLRKKLKHEYLQIANFIEYRSSEHYKPNNLLFSSNINEIINSFNKNKLIKFKYKSSNTDSFNDKTIQPQKLLNYQGKWYLIGFDENIDKSVMFNLSYIKGNIKILHDRDFNYNISDYSLSSFGIIMSDIKEKAIIKFYPPVSERILEVIWDDEQTIRTADDNTSTMRLSYPVGGEDEIIGRVLRYGVYAEIVSPDNLRKKWLETIRTMNTKFNQEV; encoded by the coding sequence ATGGAAAAAGGACCTATTAGAAGATTGCTATGCTTTGTAAGTTTACTAAATGAAAAAGGTTATATTTCGAAAGAAGATGTCAAAAATTTCGATGATGATTTTTCGAATATTCCTGACTCTACTTTCAAAAGGTCTATTTCTGATTTAAATAGTATCTTAGATATCAAACTTAAATACTCAAAAAGAGATGATCAATATAGACCTGTAAACAATCTTTCATCAAACGAATTTGTTGAGAGTATTGTTGATTCTCAATTTATTGGGTACAGTAGTAAAGAACTTCTGCTTATTTACTGCTTTTTGAATGGTATAATCGACTCAAAAGTCTATTTCCCGCCTCTTGGAACTGGTGATGAAAAGGATGGATATTCTAGAATACTTTATATGTTAAGAAAAAAACTGAAGCATGAATATCTTCAAATTGCTAATTTTATTGAGTATCGTAGTTCAGAACATTACAAACCAAACAACCTGCTATTTTCCTCAAATATCAACGAAATTATAAATTCTTTTAATAAAAATAAATTGATAAAATTTAAATATAAATCATCCAATACAGATTCCTTCAATGACAAAACCATTCAACCTCAAAAACTTTTAAATTATCAAGGGAAATGGTATTTAATTGGTTTTGACGAGAATATTGATAAATCAGTAATGTTTAACCTTTCCTACATAAAAGGAAATATTAAGATTTTACACGATAGAGATTTTAATTATAACATCAGTGATTACTCACTTAGTAGTTTTGGAATAATAATGAGTGATATCAAAGAGAAAGCTATAATTAAGTTCTACCCACCTGTTTCAGAAAGAATTTTGGAAGTGATCTGGGATGATGAACAGACTATTAGAACAGCTGATGATAACACTTCTACAATGAGATTATCCTATCCGGTAGGTGGCGAAGATGAGATTATTGGGAGAGTTTTAAGATATGGAGTATATGCTGAAATTGTTAGCCCTGATAATTTAAGAAAAAAGTGGCTTGAAACTATCCGAACAATGAATACAAAGTTTAACCAAGAGGTATAA